From the genome of Actinomycetota bacterium, one region includes:
- a CDS encoding carboxyl transferase domain-containing protein, with protein MAQATKPKVTVVTRKGYGAGYFVMNGFAYEPEYIVAWPTAEISVMGPEGAVNIIFRKEVEAAAPEDQDRVRSERVKMVRDSISPYIAARWAGVDDVIDPRDTRKAIHRGLALGRSKTVERP; from the coding sequence ATCGCCCAAGCGACCAAGCCGAAGGTGACCGTGGTCACGCGCAAGGGCTACGGCGCGGGGTACTTCGTCATGAACGGCTTCGCCTACGAGCCGGAGTACATTGTGGCCTGGCCGACGGCCGAGATCTCGGTCATGGGCCCGGAGGGGGCCGTGAACATCATTTTCCGCAAGGAGGTGGAGGCCGCCGCGCCGGAGGACCAGGACCGGGTGCGCTCGGAGCGGGTGAAGATGGTCCGCGACTCCATCTCGCCCTACATCGCAGCGCGCTGGGCCGGCGTGGACGACGTCATCGACCCCCGCGACACCCGCAAGGCGATCCACCGGGGGCTGGCGCTGGGGAGGTCGAAGACCGTAGAGCGCCCGTGA
- a CDS encoding IS3 family transposase — translation MARASGRRPRLGRRARDERDRDIHSDDPEFGYRFLADELHRAGHVIGERRVWRLCSEQRVWSITSRKGRRGAKTPGPAVHDDLVQRCFTADRPNAVWLTDITEHPTVEGKLYCCAIKDVFSNRIVGYALGGRMTAALATSALRAAIARRQPECTLIVHSDRGSQFRSRSFRAVLDDAQLAGSMGRVASAGDNAAMESFWALLQTNVLDRRRWRTRGELHYAVITWIEHTYNRRRRQRALGKLTPVEFELAFAPTDAVEVA, via the coding sequence ATGGCGCGCGCTTCCGGTCGGCGACCGCGACTGGGCCGACGCGCACGTGACGAACGCGATCGTGACATCCACTCCGACGACCCCGAGTTCGGTTACCGCTTCCTGGCCGACGAGCTGCATCGGGCCGGCCACGTCATCGGTGAGCGGCGGGTCTGGCGGCTTTGTTCTGAGCAGCGGGTCTGGTCGATCACGTCCCGCAAGGGCCGGCGGGGCGCCAAGACGCCCGGCCCCGCCGTCCATGACGACCTGGTTCAACGCTGCTTCACCGCCGACCGCCCCAATGCCGTCTGGCTGACCGATATCACCGAGCACCCGACGGTGGAGGGCAAGCTGTATTGCTGCGCCATCAAAGACGTGTTTTCAAACAGGATCGTCGGCTATGCCCTGGGCGGCCGGATGACCGCGGCACTGGCCACCTCGGCTCTGCGTGCCGCCATCGCGCGCCGGCAGCCCGAGTGCACGCTGATCGTTCACTCGGACAGGGGGTCGCAGTTTCGATCCAGATCCTTCCGGGCCGTGTTGGACGACGCCCAGCTGGCCGGCTCGATGGGGCGCGTGGCCTCCGCCGGTGACAATGCGGCGATGGAGTCGTTCTGGGCCTTGCTGCAGACCAACGTGCTGGACCGACGGCGCTGGCGGACCCGCGGCGAACTGCACTACGCAGTCATCACGTGGATCGAACACACCTACAACCGCCGCCGCCGTCAGCGGGCCCTGGGGAAGCTGACGCCCGTCGAGTTTGAACTCGCCTTCGCTCCCACCGATGCTGTCGAGGTAGCGTGA
- a CDS encoding GNAT family N-acetyltransferase: protein MDVGTGFYHPPMLSRLFTRPRSIQFRRIDCPSFPRRLVKMQRDCGFRWPLPSHMLNDGSWLVEARLGRRVVGYSWVIYRDQLDREGERVVYLEEVAVVEARRNSGIGTNLVRESCRWTRELGFTEVYAHPQPGEGESGRQRWLARLGFAPGDFEMHVLKLNPPSGEDSNREPA from the coding sequence ATGGACGTCGGCACCGGGTTCTACCATCCTCCCATGCTCAGCCGCTTGTTCACTCGACCAAGAAGCATTCAATTTCGCCGCATCGACTGCCCGAGCTTCCCCCGTCGGCTCGTCAAGATGCAGCGGGACTGTGGATTCAGATGGCCATTGCCAAGCCACATGCTTAACGACGGCTCTTGGCTTGTGGAAGCTCGGCTCGGCCGCCGGGTCGTCGGGTACAGCTGGGTCATATACAGGGATCAGCTCGACAGAGAGGGGGAGCGGGTGGTCTACCTGGAGGAAGTGGCCGTCGTCGAGGCGCGCCGCAACTCGGGCATCGGAACCAACCTCGTGCGTGAGTCATGCAGATGGACGCGGGAACTCGGGTTCACTGAGGTTTATGCACATCCCCAGCCGGGGGAGGGCGAATCCGGTCGTCAGCGATGGCTCGCGCGGCTTGGGTTCGCGCCTGGCGACTTCGAGATGCACGTTCTGAAGCTCAACCCACCTTCGGGGGAAGACTCGAATAGGGAGCCTGCCTGA
- a CDS encoding carboxyl transferase domain-containing protein codes for MANQPMMLGGALDVNGADKVARFVWLCDAFNIPLVFLMDIPGFLVGSAIERQGIIRHGAKMLFAVSEATVPKVTVVTRKGYGAGYFVMNGFAYEPEYIVAWPTAEISVMGPEGAVNIIFRKEVEAAAPEDQDRVRSERVKAVRDSISPYIAARWAGVDDVIDPRDTRKAIHRGLMLGRSKTVERPWRKHGVLPV; via the coding sequence GTGGCCAACCAGCCGATGATGCTGGGCGGGGCGCTGGACGTAAACGGCGCCGACAAGGTCGCTCGCTTCGTGTGGCTGTGCGACGCGTTCAACATCCCGCTTGTGTTCCTTATGGACATCCCAGGGTTCCTCGTCGGGTCGGCCATCGAGCGCCAGGGCATCATCCGTCACGGCGCGAAGATGCTGTTCGCCGTGTCGGAGGCGACCGTTCCGAAGGTGACGGTGGTCACGCGCAAGGGCTACGGGGCCGGGTACTTCGTGATGAACGGCTTCGCCTACGAGCCGGAGTACATCGTCGCCTGGCCCACCGCAGAGATCTCGGTGATGGGGCCCGAGGGGGCGGTGAACATCATCTTCCGCAAGGAGGTGGAGGCCGCCGCCCCCGAAGACCAGGACAGGGTGCGGTCGGAACGGGTGAAGGCGGTCCGCGATTCCATCTCGCCATACATCGCCGCGCGTTGGGCCGGTGTGGACGACGTCATCGACCCCCGCGACACACGCAAGGCGATCCACCGGGGCCTCATGTTGGGCCGATCCAAGACCGTTGAGCGCCCCTGGCGAAAGCACGGGGTCCTGCCCGTCTGA
- a CDS encoding AAA family ATPase, whose protein sequence is MILRVSLRHWRSYESLELSLKKGTIFVVAPNGVGKTSLILGLAWGVFGDHAGIEPRRCIRAGADRAEVSVAVRLNDGRELTVTRVIGRRGRPQVTGSIADQGLTGDEVERLLEESFQVDMSVAARLSLMLGGQHLSSETALNLKSHLHKAFGVEEVLRAAEVTQRMVKEAEKQRAALREHEKRQSVDRQLLEVQLTGAMGELSGLVEERSTLEADVRAALEDRALAREGRAKAEARTKHEAELRLVIDNAGEVLGLTAVDQADLEELVETRCQEVAERTAALGQAMTSARVALAAAKEALRLLAGETGMCPTCLKPIHGDELSSAREEHERRHDSATEELEGLEEEEAALQEHAHALSDLKRQIDLLRRSPPPEPTPLDARDPAAAEQAYDAAGQSLQAHDQRIGAIEERVQRIRAEVAADAQVDASERALRVAYRREAISALAAAAFGKAAKEILEELIEPIATEVKFRWKALFPVGGLTLRSDGTIVRAEAGEELTWDCFSDGERIWARIVTHLLVVTSSTRIPFVWFDEPLEHLDPQLRHAVAATLAAGTEGHRPVQLLVTTYESQLARQLAEDMAGVQLVNVRAEAV, encoded by the coding sequence ATGATCCTTCGCGTCTCGCTGCGGCACTGGCGGTCCTACGAATCGCTGGAACTCTCCTTGAAGAAGGGAACGATCTTCGTGGTCGCCCCCAACGGTGTCGGCAAGACTTCGCTCATCCTGGGCCTGGCGTGGGGAGTATTCGGCGACCATGCCGGCATCGAGCCACGACGATGCATTCGGGCTGGCGCCGATCGGGCTGAGGTCAGTGTGGCGGTCCGTCTGAACGACGGTCGCGAACTCACCGTCACCCGGGTGATCGGTCGTCGCGGTCGGCCGCAGGTAACCGGCTCGATCGCCGATCAAGGCCTCACTGGAGATGAGGTGGAGCGACTCCTGGAAGAGTCGTTCCAGGTCGACATGTCGGTTGCGGCCCGGCTATCGCTCATGCTTGGCGGCCAACATCTGTCGTCGGAGACGGCTCTTAATCTCAAGTCGCATCTCCACAAGGCGTTCGGTGTCGAGGAGGTTCTCCGGGCCGCGGAGGTGACGCAGCGGATGGTCAAGGAAGCGGAGAAGCAACGAGCCGCCTTGCGCGAGCACGAGAAGCGACAGAGCGTTGACAGGCAGCTCCTCGAGGTGCAACTCACCGGAGCGATGGGCGAGCTCTCGGGCCTGGTGGAAGAGCGATCGACCTTGGAGGCCGACGTACGAGCTGCCCTAGAGGATCGCGCACTGGCGCGCGAAGGCCGTGCGAAGGCCGAGGCACGCACGAAGCACGAAGCTGAACTGCGCCTGGTGATCGATAACGCTGGAGAGGTTCTCGGCCTCACCGCGGTTGATCAAGCTGACCTGGAAGAGCTCGTGGAGACTCGCTGTCAGGAGGTCGCTGAACGGACGGCGGCGCTTGGACAAGCCATGACGTCCGCAAGGGTGGCCTTGGCCGCGGCGAAGGAGGCCTTGAGGCTTCTCGCCGGCGAGACAGGCATGTGCCCAACCTGCTTGAAGCCGATCCATGGGGACGAGCTGTCCTCTGCCCGTGAAGAGCACGAGCGTCGACACGATTCGGCGACCGAGGAGCTTGAAGGCCTCGAGGAGGAAGAAGCGGCGCTTCAAGAGCATGCCCACGCGCTCTCAGATCTGAAGAGGCAGATCGACCTTTTGCGGCGTTCGCCCCCACCCGAACCGACTCCGCTCGATGCACGCGACCCAGCGGCGGCCGAGCAGGCTTACGACGCAGCGGGCCAATCGCTCCAAGCCCACGACCAACGTATAGGAGCCATCGAAGAGCGCGTCCAGCGGATCCGAGCCGAGGTCGCCGCAGATGCGCAGGTCGATGCTTCCGAGCGGGCGCTCCGGGTCGCCTATCGCCGGGAGGCCATATCTGCCCTTGCCGCCGCTGCGTTCGGGAAGGCGGCCAAGGAGATCCTGGAGGAGTTAATCGAACCGATCGCCACCGAGGTGAAGTTCCGCTGGAAGGCGCTGTTTCCCGTAGGCGGCCTTACGTTGCGTTCGGACGGAACCATCGTCCGCGCGGAGGCCGGCGAGGAGCTGACCTGGGACTGCTTCAGCGACGGCGAACGGATCTGGGCCAGGATCGTCACGCATCTGCTCGTGGTGACCTCATCCACCAGGATACCCTTCGTGTGGTTCGATGAGCCTCTGGAGCATCTCGACCCGCAACTGAGGCATGCCGTGGCAGCGACGCTCGCCGCTGGGACTGAAGGTCATCGACCTGTCCAGCTCCTTGTGACGACGTACGAGAGCCAGCTGGCCCGTCAGCTCGCGGAAGACATGGCCGGCGTTCAGCTCGTCAACGTCAGAGCGGAGGCCGTTTAG
- a CDS encoding helix-turn-helix domain-containing protein, translating to MSGTRSHRKDGCHAEEVPPEFKRDVVRVARRREVSLAEVAAEFDVSPESVRRWMRQADIDDGIRDG from the coding sequence ATGAGTGGGACACGCTCCCACAGAAAGGATGGATGCCATGCCGAAGAGGTTCCCCCGGAGTTCAAGCGCGATGTCGTCAGGGTAGCTCGCCGACGTGAGGTGAGCCTGGCTGAGGTCGCTGCCGAGTTTGACGTATCGCCCGAGTCGGTGAGGCGGTGGATGCGCCAAGCTGACATCGACGACGGGATCCGTGACGGCTGA
- a CDS encoding sigma-70 family RNA polymerase sigma factor, whose translation MYREYLPRVEGLAHKYLRNPHAAEDAAQEVLLKAFQAWPTFDCSKPIWPWLAVITTRCCVDYVRKSARRPVLLSEEPDTQAVWAAQPAASTVEDDYLGGQRRGAIVEVLSGLPEGQRRVLTLRHMYGLSYEQIATRERLSLPAVKSMILRARRTFCHCYRTIAAERGLTVVPVFLLRVREAISRRLMRLRAWAGAQDVAQATPSLAVAILILAVAATTAASRPAAPGGGSASPGGRISQASHGATGATDPKPAPVGAAPESVRGLGGTMTPDQAARDERLERSPVEASAKVSRDRSSLRVRRQVTVDSGRPEVQPEVMAETEIPCQSSALHRMTCRLYDAGP comes from the coding sequence ATGTACCGGGAGTATCTGCCGCGGGTGGAAGGACTGGCGCACAAGTACCTGAGGAACCCGCACGCGGCTGAGGACGCTGCCCAAGAGGTCTTGCTGAAAGCCTTTCAGGCGTGGCCGACGTTCGACTGTTCCAAGCCGATCTGGCCGTGGCTGGCCGTGATCACCACTCGATGCTGCGTGGATTACGTCCGGAAGTCCGCCCGACGTCCAGTTCTTCTATCCGAAGAGCCGGATACGCAGGCCGTCTGGGCCGCGCAACCGGCTGCAAGTACGGTCGAAGACGATTACCTAGGGGGCCAGCGCAGGGGAGCCATCGTCGAGGTGCTGTCGGGACTGCCCGAGGGCCAGCGCCGTGTGCTGACGCTCAGGCACATGTACGGGCTGTCATACGAGCAGATAGCGACGAGGGAGCGGCTGTCTCTGCCCGCGGTGAAGTCCATGATTCTGCGGGCGCGTCGCACGTTCTGCCATTGCTATCGAACAATTGCAGCCGAGCGGGGGCTAACCGTCGTCCCGGTGTTCTTACTGCGGGTTCGGGAAGCCATCTCGCGCCGCCTGATGCGTCTGCGGGCCTGGGCGGGGGCCCAGGACGTCGCCCAAGCAACACCGTCGCTGGCCGTAGCAATTCTGATCCTGGCTGTGGCTGCGACCACCGCCGCCAGTCGTCCAGCGGCCCCCGGCGGGGGCAGCGCGTCTCCAGGTGGCCGCATTTCCCAGGCTAGCCACGGCGCCACCGGGGCGACCGATCCAAAGCCAGCACCTGTGGGGGCAGCTCCCGAGTCAGTAAGAGGTCTCGGTGGCACCATGACTCCAGATCAGGCCGCCCGTGACGAGCGACTCGAGAGAAGCCCGGTAGAGGCGTCCGCCAAGGTGTCTAGGGACCGGTCCTCGCTCCGGGTTAGGCGGCAAGTGACAGTGGACTCGGGAAGACCCGAAGTTCAACCTGAGGTCATGGCCGAGACGGAGATCCCCTGCCAGTCCTCGGCTCTCCACCGCATGACCTGCCGGCTCTACGACGCAGGACCCTGA